GAGCCCCCCTTCGAACTGACGGGGCTGGGCCAGTTGATCGATCTTGGCCTGCGCTGTGACCGCCTGATCACCTTCGGTCCTTGAGGAGAACCGCGGATGCAAGACGATACTCGCTCAGGTGACTTGCTGGTGATCCTGCGCCATGCGCCCCACGGGTCCAGCTGGCTGAAGGAAGGACTGGATTTTGCCCTGGTGGCGGCGGCCTTCGACCGGCGGGTGACGCTGCTGTTCATGGGTGAGGGCATCACGGCGTTGCTCGAGGGGCAGCAAGTGGGGCCGCTGGGACAGAAGGGCACGGCACCGACACTGGCCATGCTGGAGATGTACGATATCGACAGGCTGCTGGTGGAGGCCAAGGGGATGGATACGCTGGGCCTGAGCGACGAGCAGCTTATGCTGCCGGTCCAGGGCGTTGGCGCTGACGAGATCGCCGAGCTGCTGGCAGCCCACCCCCTGGTTCTGAACTTCTGACGAGATACGCCATGTTGCTGCATACCCTGAATCGCTCTCCGCTGTCCCCCGTTCTCGACCAGGCACTGGCGGGAATGGGGCCGGACGACCTGCTGCTGCTGATCGAAGACGGCGTCATCGGTGCCTTGCCGGCGCAGCAGGCGCGTTACGAGAGTGTGTCCGGACGCCTTTACGCCCTGCATGAGGACCTGGCGTCACGCGGGTTGCTCGCGTTATGCGACCCGGCGGTCCGCGTCGTCGATATCGAGGGTTTCGTGGCATTGACCGCGGAGTGTGAACGCACGGTGAGCTGGTACTGATGGCAAGCACGGAAATATACCGTTATCTATCGTTGGCCAACCGAGATGTCCCGCTCGACCCCGAGGGATATCTGGTCAACATGGGCGACTGGTCGGCGGAAGTTGCCGAGCGTCTGGCCGAGGAGGAGGGCATCGCGCTGAGCGAGGAGCATTGGGAGATCATACACGTGCTGAGAGCGTTCTATGCGCGTTTTGAGCAGGCCCCGGCGATGCGTCCCCTGGTCAAGGCGGTAGGTCAGGCGCTGGGCCCCGACAAGGGGCGCTCCGTTTACCTGATGAAACTCTTCCCCGGTAGTCCCCCCAAGGTGGGGGCGCGGCTGGCGGGGCTGCCCAAGCCCACCAACTGCCTGTGAACACGTCATGAACTTCCTGGCCCATGCATGGCTGGCGCGCGGCGGGGGCGACGACTTCCTCTACGGCAACCTGATCGCCGACGGGGTGAAGGGAAGCAACCTCAACGACTGGCCTGCCGAGGTCGCGCGTGGGATTCACCACCACCGCCGCGTCGATGCCTTCGTGGACAGCCACGCGGTGACCCGCGCCATCCTGGCGCGTTCACCGCGCTCGGGTAGACGCTACGTGGGGATCGCCCTGGACCTCGTATGGGATCATTTCGTGGCACTGGAGCCAGGTGTCGCGGAGCGGGACTCGCCCCTGGTCACGCGTAGCTATCGGTTGCTGGCACGGCGCTCGGCGCCATCACGCCTTGCAGCAATGATGCCGCTGCTGGTGGAGCAGGACTGGCTGCGGTGCTATGCCGACTTCTCCTTTACCTGCCGCGCGATCGGCGGCATCGGCCAGCGGCTCTCCGGACCCAACCGCCTGGTGGAGCTGGTCCCCTGGCTGGAGGCCGAGTATCCGGTCCTGCGCGATGATTTCCAGCGCCTGTGGCCGGCGGTGCGCGAGGCGCTGGAGGTGGTGCCCGGCCCGCCTAGGCGTCGTTCCTGAGCCACAGGCAAGTCACGCGGTCACCCGGTGAAAGGGTGGTCTCGCGGGGAATGACCGCCAGGGCATCGGCCTCGATGCACGAGGAGAGCACCGCCGAATTCTGGTCGGCGAAGGGTTCGGCATGCACGCCCTGGTCGTCGAAGCGCAGCGTGACGCGCATGTAGTGGGCCCGTGGGCCGGTGCGGGTCGAGAAGCCGCTGCGTGCGGAGAGCTCGGGCAGCGAGAGCAGCGCCGGGCAGCCCAGCATGCCGCCGACCAGCGGCCTCAGGAACAGCCAGGCACCCACGAAGCTCGATACCGGGTTGCCCGGCAGCCCCACGAAGCGTGTCTCAGCGTCTCCCCGGAGAATCCGGCCCAGGGCCAGTGGCTTGCCCGGGCGGATCGCCAGTCGCCAGAGGTCCAGCCGTCCCAGGCTCTCCACGGCCGCCTTGACGTGATCCTCTTCGCCGACGCTGACACCGCCGGTGGTCACCACGATATCTGCCTGGCTGGCGGCGTCGGCAAGCATCTCCCGGGTGGCCGCGGGGTCGTCGGGGATCGATGCCATCATCACCGGCGTGGCGCCGAAGCGTTCCAGTAACCGGCGGAGCATGGGTCGGTTGGAGTTGTAGAGCTGGCCCGGCCCCAGTGGCTTGCCGGGGTCGATGATCTCGTCGCCGGTGGAGAGCAGGGCGACCCGAGGCCGTCTGCGCACCTCGACTTCGGTGATCCCCTGGCCGGCGAGATGGCCCAGAGCGGCGGCCTCCAGGCGCTGGCCGGCCTTGAGCAGCGTGCTGCCATGCGCGACGTCCCGCCCGCGGCGACGGATGCTGTCGCCTGGCGTGACGTCATCGGGAATCAGGGCGGTGTCACCCATCACCTCAACGCGTTCCTGCATCACCACGCAGTCGGCGCCCGGGGGAATTTCGCCGCCGGTGAAGATGCGCGCGCAGCTGCCGGGCGCCAGGGGCTGGGCGGGGGTCCCGGCGGCGATGCGCTGGCTGACGGGCAGCCGACGGCCAGCGTCGCGATGGTGCAAGGCGTAGCCATCCATGGCGCTGTTGTCGAAGGAGGGTACGTCGAGCCGCGCCGTGACCTCCTCGGCCAGCACGCGACCGGCCGCCTCGTCACACGGCACTCGCTCACTGTCCAGCATGCCGACGCCCTGCAACAGGGCCTCCAGTGCCGCGGTGATAGGCTTGAGTTCGCTATCCATGCTGGCCTCGCTCGGGAATCACCAGGTTGGCCTGAAGGTATCGAGAGCAGCAGGGTTTGTGACGGGTTCTTCTCATGTCAGGCATGCTGGCCTCGCTCGGGAATCACCAGGTTGGCGAAATTGCACGGCTTGTGCCGGCTGTCCAGTTGCTCGGCGAGGATGCCATCCCAGGCGGTGCGGCAGGCGCCGGTGGAACCCGGCAGGCAGAAGAGCACGGTGGCGTTGGCCAGCCCCCCCAGGCAGCGGCTCTGCACCGTGGAACTGCCGATCTCCTGCCAGGAGAGGTGGCGAAACAGCTCGCCGAAGCCCTCGATCTGCTTGTCGAGCAATACCGAGACCGCCTCGGGAGTGGAATCGCGTCCGGTGAAGCCGGTGCCGCCGGTGGTCAGGATCACCTGGACCGCTTCGTCGGCGATCCAGCCGGCCACCACGGCGCGGATGCGATAGACGTCATCGGGCACGATGCGTTTCTCGTGCAGGCGGTGGCCAGCCGTGGTCAGGCGCTCGACAAGTGCCTGGCCACTGCGATCGGTCTCTTCGGTGCGGGTGTCGGAGATCGTGAGCACGGCGATGGAGAGGGGGATCATCGGTTCAGCCATTCTGTGCCGACTCCTCGCTGTTCTGCCCGGTGCGGGCCTGGCGTGCCTCGAAGGCGGCCTGCTGTTCCGGGGTGGCCTGCTGCTGATACTTCTCCTTCCACTCGGCGTAGCGCATGCCGTAGACATACTCGCGCGCCTGGTCATAGTCGAGTTCGGCGCCGTGCTCCTCGGCGGCGGTCACCAGCCACTTGGAGAGACAGTTGCGGCAGAAGTCGGCGAGGATCATCAGGTCAATGTTCTGCACTTCCTTGTGCTCGTCCAGGTGACGCAGCAGGCGGCGGAAGGCGGCCGCCTCGAGTTCGGTGCGTGTCGTCTCGTCCAGGTGTTGCATGGGGATCACTCCATCCGGTGGTAGGTATCCAGAATAACAAAAGACACCGCCCGCAGGCGGTGTCGAAGGTGGCTCGATCAATCACGCTAGGCGGAGCTCTGCGGCGAGGAGCCTCCTGTCGCTCCCTTGCTGCCGGTGGCGAGCTGCTCTTCGGGCACGGCACTCTCCTTCACCTCCTCGTACCAGAGGTTGTGGTGCTCCTTGGCCCAGGTCTCGTCGACATAGCCAGTGGCCATGCCCTCGAAGGAGCCCTCGGTGCCCAGGGTGCCGATGTAGATATGGCCCAGCGCCACGGCGGTGAGGCCCAGTGCTCCGATACCATGCACCAGGTTGGCCCACTGCATGGTGTCGCGTGCCTGGCCATAGTTGGGGAAGTCCAGGACCAGGCCGCTGATGATGACCGCTACCCCGGCGGTGGCGAGCAGCCAGTACCAGACCTTCTCGCCGGCATTGGCGAAGCCTGCGTCGGGATGCCCCTTGCCGACCAGGCCGCCACCCTTGCGGAACCAGTCGATGTCATGCTTCTTCGGCAGGTTGTGCACCAGCAGCTTGGCCAGCAGGATCAGCAGCAGGATACCGAAGAGCGGCCCCAGGTAGTTGTGCACCAGCTTGGAGGCCGACACCATGGCGCCCCAGGCGCCGGCGCCGAACAGCGGGTAGAACACGTGCTTGCCGTAGAGGAGGGTGAGCCCCGACAGGGCGAGCAGGATGAACAGCGTGGCCACGCTCCAGTGCAGTGAGCGCGACACGGCGCTCCAGCGCAGCAGTTTCCTGCCCGTGCGTGGCTCATCCAGCTTCTTGCGGCCCACCATCAGGTAGAAGAGCGTGATCATCACCAGCATGCCGCCGATGACGATCAGGCCGTAGGGTGACACCCAGCGGTTGCGCCACTGCCGCCAGGTCTCGCCGCTGGCATTGACCAGGTTGTAGGTGGAGTCGAAGCGGCTGTCGCGATAGTTGGCATCGACCTCGCCGCTACGTACCTGGCGCCAGATGTCGGCGTCCACTGCCGGTACCGCGAAGGCCGCCTCGCCCTCGGGATCTGCCTGGGCCTGGGCGCTCTGGGAGAGAGCCAGCCCGAACGCCAGTATCAGCGCGAGCAGGCCCAGCCGCCAGAGCGACCGCCATTGTATGGTGTGGCTCATGGGATCACCTCCTCAGCCCTGCTGGCTGGCATCGTAGGCCAGCGAGTCGGCCGCCGAGACATCCGGCCGACCGGCGCGGGTACGCTGTTGTTCACGGCGCGGATTGCCCGACCAACCGCCATCCTTGTGGCCGCGCTGGACGACACGCTGGCGGAAGATGTCGGCGACTTCCTGGGCATCGCCGGCCAGCAGCGCCTTGGTGGAACACATCTCGGCGCACAGCGGCAGCTTGCCCTCCGCGATGCGGTTGGCGCCGTACTTCTGGAACTCCTCCTCCTTGCTCTCCGCCGGGCCGCCGGCACAGAAGGTGCACTTGTCCATCTTGCCGCGTTCGCCGAAGGCATTCTGCTGGGGGAACTGCGGGGCGCCGAAGGGGCAGGCGTAGAGGCAGTAGCCGCAGCCGATGCACAGGTCCTTGTCATGCAGCACGATGCCGTCGTCGGTCTTGTAGAAGCAGTCGGTGGGACAGACTGCCATGCAGGGCGCGTCGTCGCAGTGCATGCAGGCAACCGAGATCGAGACTTCCTCGGGTTCGCCGTCGTTGAGTGTGACGACCCGGCGGCGCTGGATGCCCCAGTCGGTCTCGTTGGCGTTCTTGCAGGCGGTGACGCAGCCGTTGCACTCGATGCAGCGCTCCGCGTCGCACATGAATTTCATCTGGGCCATAGTAGTCTCCTCGTCGCGGGGCGGGCCGGGCCCGCCCCGCGTGTTTCGTCAGGCGTCAGGCGCGCTCGATGCGGCACAAGGTGCACTTGGTTTCCTGCATCTGGGTCACCGAATCGTAGCCGTAGGTGGTGGCCGTGTTGGCCGCCTCGCCCTGTACGTAGGGGGCCGAGCCCTCGGGATAGCGGTCGTGCAGGTTCTCGCCCTGGAACATGCCACCGAAGTGGAAGGGCATGAACACCACTTCCCGCGCCACGCGGTTGGTGACCAGCGCCTTGACCCTGACGCGCCCACCTTCGGCACCCTCGACCCAGACGTCATCGCCCTCGGCGATGCCCAGGTCGTTGGCCAGCGCCGGATTGATCTCGACGAACATCTCCTGCTGCAGTTCGGCGAGCCAGGACATGGAGCGAGTCTCCTCGCCGCCGCCCTCGTACTCCACCAGGCGCCCTGTGGTCAGGATGATCGGGTAGTCCCCGGTCACATCCTGTTCCTGGATGCTCTTGTAGAGCGTCGGCAGGCGGTAGTGGGAGGCCACGTCGTCCCAGGTCGGATAATCCTCGACCAGGTCCCGGCGGCTGGTGTAGAGCGGCTCGCGGTGCTTGGGAATGGGGTCGGGGAAGGTCCAGACGTTGCAGCGCGCCTTGGCGTTGCCGAAGGGCGCACACTCGTGGGCGATGGCCACACGCTGGATGCCGCCGGAGAGGTCGGTCTTCCAGTTCTTGCCCTCGGCCTCGGCCTGTTCCTCCGCGGTCAGGTCGTCCCACCAGCCCAGGTCCTTGAGCATCTCGGCGGTGAACTCGGGGTAGCCGTCCTCGAGGTCTGAACCGGCACTGAAGGAGCCATCGGAGAGGATGCTCTGGCCGTTGTGCTCGATGCCGAAGCGGGCGCGGAAGGTGAGGCCGCCCTCGGAGACCTTCTTGCTGGTGTCGTAGAGGATCGGGGTGCCGGGGTGGCCCATCTCGGCAGTGCCCCAGCAGGGCCAGGGCAGGCCATAGTAGTCGCCGTCGACGGGGCCGCCCTCGGCCTTGAGGTCACGGAAGCTGAAGGTATGCCAATTCTGCTGGTGCGCCTTGAGTCGCTCCGGACTCTGACCGGTGTAGCCCACGGTCCACATGCCGGCATTGAACTCGCGGGTGATGTCCTCGATCACCGGCTCGGTGCCCTTGACCTCGATGTTCTTGAATAGCTGGTCGGCAAAGCCCAGCTTGCGCGAGAGCAGGTACATGATCTCGTGGTCGGGCTTGGACTCGAACAGCGGGTCGATCACCTTGTCACGCCACTGGAGCGAGCGGTTGGTGGCAGTGACGCTACCCGTGGTCTCGAACTGGGTCGCCGCCGGCAGCAGGTAGACACCATCCTGGCGGCCATGCATGACGCTCGCCACGGTGGGGTAGGGGTCGACGATGACCATCATCTCCAGCTGCTGCATGGCCTTCTGCATCTCGGGGCCGCGGGTCTGGGAGTTGACGGCGTGGCCCCAGTAGAACATCGCCTTGAGCTGGGTGCGCTGGGTAATGTTCTCGTCATCCTCCAGCACCCCGTCGATCCAACGCGACACCGTGATGCCGTTGGTATACATGGGCTGGCCGTCGGCGTACTCGGTCTGGTCGAAGCGGCCCTTGAGCCACTCGTAGTCGAGGTCCCAGACCCGAGCCCAGTGCTTCCAGGCGCCCTCGGCGAGGCCGTAGTAGCCGGGCAGCGAATGAGACATCAACCCCAGGTCAGTTGCGCCCTGGACGTTGTCGTGGCCGCGGAAGATGTTGGCCCCGCCACCGGACTTGCCGACGTTGCCAAGCGCAAGCTCCAGCGCACAATAGGCACGCGTGTTGTTGTTGCCGGTGGTGTGCTGGGTGCCGCCCATGCACCAGACCACGCAGCCCGGGCGGTTCTTCGCCAGGCGCCGTGCAGTGTCATAAACTTCCTGGCCTGGAACGCCGGTGATGCGCTCCACCTCGCTGGGCGGGTAGTTGGCCACTTCGGCGCGCACCTCGTCCATGGCATAGACGCGCTGGTCGATATACTCGCGATCCTCCCAGCCGTTTTCGAACACGTGCCATAGAATGCCCCAGATCAGGGCAACATCCGTACCTGGGCGGAAGCGAACGAACTTGTTCGCTTTGGCAGCCGTACGTGTGAAACGCGGATCGGCAACGATGATGTCGCAGTTATTCTTCTCCTTCGCCAGCAGGATATGCTGCATGGCGACCGGATGAGCCTCGGCGGGATTGGAGCCGATAAACAGGATTGACCTGGCATTCTGGAGATCGTTGAGCGAATTGGTCATCGCCCCGTAGCCCCAGGTGTTGGCCACGCCGGCCACGGTTGTGGAGTGGCAGATGCGTGCCTGGTGGTCGGTATTGTTGGTACCGGCCAGGGCAGCGAACTTGCGCATCAAGTAGGCCTGTTCGTTATTGAACTTGGCCGACCCCAGCCAGTAGATGCTGTCAGGGCCATGCTGTTCGGTAAGGTCGAGCACCTTGTTGCCGATTTCCTCGATGGCGTCCTCCCAGCTCTGGCGTTGCCACTCGCCACCCACCAGTTTCATGGGGTACTTGAGGCGTCGACTGGAGTGACCGTGCTGGCGCAGCGAGGCGCCCTTGGCGCAGTGGGCGCCGCGGTTAAAGGGGTGGTCGAAGGCCGGCTCCTGCTTGGTCCACACTCCTTCCTGCACTTCGGCGTAGACGCCGCAGCCCACCGAGCAGTGGGAGCACACGGTACGCCTGGTCTCCACCGGGGCGTCGGAATATGCCGTTTTCTCGGCCGCCTCGGCGCGGCGCATCATGGGGGTGCCCATGAAGCCGGCGGCGGCCAGGCCGCCGGTGGTCGCGCCGCTCCGCTTGAGGAACTGGCGACGGGAAATGCCCAAGCCCTGGGGCCGCTGGGACTGTGTCTTACGAGTCAGACGCATGACATCTCTCTCCTCGCTGGCGGCCGTCAATCACGCAGGGTGGCGTAGTAGGCCCGGATATGGGGAGTTTCGTGGTAGTGGCTGTCGGCCTTCGGGGGGGCGGCCTTCGCCACGTTGTCGGCCTGGGCCAGGGTCACTTGGCCCACGGCGGCAGCGGCACCCACGGCGGCGGTGCCGGCGCCCAGGGTCTTCAGGAAGCGCCGGCGCTCCGGGTTGCTTGTCGCGCGCATGGTGGTCTCCTCTTTCATGCTCTTCTCGGGATGCTCTTCACGGGA
The Halomonas sp. H10-9-1 DNA segment above includes these coding regions:
- the tusC gene encoding sulfurtransferase complex subunit TusC: MQDDTRSGDLLVILRHAPHGSSWLKEGLDFALVAAAFDRRVTLLFMGEGITALLEGQQVGPLGQKGTAPTLAMLEMYDIDRLLVEAKGMDTLGLSDEQLMLPVQGVGADEIAELLAAHPLVLNF
- the tusB gene encoding sulfurtransferase complex subunit TusB, producing the protein MLLHTLNRSPLSPVLDQALAGMGPDDLLLLIEDGVIGALPAQQARYESVSGRLYALHEDLASRGLLALCDPAVRVVDIEGFVALTAECERTVSWY
- a CDS encoding TusE/DsrC/DsvC family sulfur relay protein, whose translation is MASTEIYRYLSLANRDVPLDPEGYLVNMGDWSAEVAERLAEEEGIALSEEHWEIIHVLRAFYARFEQAPAMRPLVKAVGQALGPDKGRSVYLMKLFPGSPPKVGARLAGLPKPTNCL
- a CDS encoding ACP phosphodiesterase; translated protein: MNFLAHAWLARGGGDDFLYGNLIADGVKGSNLNDWPAEVARGIHHHRRVDAFVDSHAVTRAILARSPRSGRRYVGIALDLVWDHFVALEPGVAERDSPLVTRSYRLLARRSAPSRLAAMMPLLVEQDWLRCYADFSFTCRAIGGIGQRLSGPNRLVELVPWLEAEYPVLRDDFQRLWPAVREALEVVPGPPRRRS
- the glp gene encoding gephyrin-like molybdotransferase Glp — translated: MDSELKPITAALEALLQGVGMLDSERVPCDEAAGRVLAEEVTARLDVPSFDNSAMDGYALHHRDAGRRLPVSQRIAAGTPAQPLAPGSCARIFTGGEIPPGADCVVMQERVEVMGDTALIPDDVTPGDSIRRRGRDVAHGSTLLKAGQRLEAAALGHLAGQGITEVEVRRRPRVALLSTGDEIIDPGKPLGPGQLYNSNRPMLRRLLERFGATPVMMASIPDDPAATREMLADAASQADIVVTTGGVSVGEEDHVKAAVESLGRLDLWRLAIRPGKPLALGRILRGDAETRFVGLPGNPVSSFVGAWLFLRPLVGGMLGCPALLSLPELSARSGFSTRTGPRAHYMRVTLRFDDQGVHAEPFADQNSAVLSSCIEADALAVIPRETTLSPGDRVTCLWLRNDA
- the moaB gene encoding molybdenum cofactor biosynthesis protein B, which translates into the protein MAEPMIPLSIAVLTISDTRTEETDRSGQALVERLTTAGHRLHEKRIVPDDVYRIRAVVAGWIADEAVQVILTTGGTGFTGRDSTPEAVSVLLDKQIEGFGELFRHLSWQEIGSSTVQSRCLGGLANATVLFCLPGSTGACRTAWDGILAEQLDSRHKPCNFANLVIPERGQHA
- a CDS encoding DUF1244 domain-containing protein yields the protein MQHLDETTRTELEAAAFRRLLRHLDEHKEVQNIDLMILADFCRNCLSKWLVTAAEEHGAELDYDQAREYVYGMRYAEWKEKYQQQATPEQQAAFEARQARTGQNSEESAQNG
- a CDS encoding formate dehydrogenase subunit gamma; translation: MSHTIQWRSLWRLGLLALILAFGLALSQSAQAQADPEGEAAFAVPAVDADIWRQVRSGEVDANYRDSRFDSTYNLVNASGETWRQWRNRWVSPYGLIVIGGMLVMITLFYLMVGRKKLDEPRTGRKLLRWSAVSRSLHWSVATLFILLALSGLTLLYGKHVFYPLFGAGAWGAMVSASKLVHNYLGPLFGILLLILLAKLLVHNLPKKHDIDWFRKGGGLVGKGHPDAGFANAGEKVWYWLLATAGVAVIISGLVLDFPNYGQARDTMQWANLVHGIGALGLTAVALGHIYIGTLGTEGSFEGMATGYVDETWAKEHHNLWYEEVKESAVPEEQLATGSKGATGGSSPQSSA
- the fdh3B gene encoding formate dehydrogenase FDH3 subunit beta produces the protein MAQMKFMCDAERCIECNGCVTACKNANETDWGIQRRRVVTLNDGEPEEVSISVACMHCDDAPCMAVCPTDCFYKTDDGIVLHDKDLCIGCGYCLYACPFGAPQFPQQNAFGERGKMDKCTFCAGGPAESKEEEFQKYGANRIAEGKLPLCAEMCSTKALLAGDAQEVADIFRQRVVQRGHKDGGWSGNPRREQQRTRAGRPDVSAADSLAYDASQQG
- a CDS encoding molybdopterin-dependent oxidoreductase, whose product is MRLTRKTQSQRPQGLGISRRQFLKRSGATTGGLAAAGFMGTPMMRRAEAAEKTAYSDAPVETRRTVCSHCSVGCGVYAEVQEGVWTKQEPAFDHPFNRGAHCAKGASLRQHGHSSRRLKYPMKLVGGEWQRQSWEDAIEEIGNKVLDLTEQHGPDSIYWLGSAKFNNEQAYLMRKFAALAGTNNTDHQARICHSTTVAGVANTWGYGAMTNSLNDLQNARSILFIGSNPAEAHPVAMQHILLAKEKNNCDIIVADPRFTRTAAKANKFVRFRPGTDVALIWGILWHVFENGWEDREYIDQRVYAMDEVRAEVANYPPSEVERITGVPGQEVYDTARRLAKNRPGCVVWCMGGTQHTTGNNNTRAYCALELALGNVGKSGGGANIFRGHDNVQGATDLGLMSHSLPGYYGLAEGAWKHWARVWDLDYEWLKGRFDQTEYADGQPMYTNGITVSRWIDGVLEDDENITQRTQLKAMFYWGHAVNSQTRGPEMQKAMQQLEMMVIVDPYPTVASVMHGRQDGVYLLPAATQFETTGSVTATNRSLQWRDKVIDPLFESKPDHEIMYLLSRKLGFADQLFKNIEVKGTEPVIEDITREFNAGMWTVGYTGQSPERLKAHQQNWHTFSFRDLKAEGGPVDGDYYGLPWPCWGTAEMGHPGTPILYDTSKKVSEGGLTFRARFGIEHNGQSILSDGSFSAGSDLEDGYPEFTAEMLKDLGWWDDLTAEEQAEAEGKNWKTDLSGGIQRVAIAHECAPFGNAKARCNVWTFPDPIPKHREPLYTSRRDLVEDYPTWDDVASHYRLPTLYKSIQEQDVTGDYPIILTTGRLVEYEGGGEETRSMSWLAELQQEMFVEINPALANDLGIAEGDDVWVEGAEGGRVRVKALVTNRVAREVVFMPFHFGGMFQGENLHDRYPEGSAPYVQGEAANTATTYGYDSVTQMQETKCTLCRIERA
- a CDS encoding twin-arginine translocation signal domain-containing protein → MRATSNPERRRFLKTLGAGTAAVGAAAAVGQVTLAQADNVAKAAPPKADSHYHETPHIRAYYATLRD